One window of the Fundidesulfovibrio putealis DSM 16056 genome contains the following:
- a CDS encoding recombinase family protein, which yields MEGKFVAYYRVSTARQGSSGLGLDAQKEAVTSYLNGGKWTLLREFTEVETGKGSNALSKRPQLREAMAFCKKNKAKLIIAKLDRLARNVNFISGLMEAKVPFVACDLPEANNMTIHIMAAFAEHEAQRISARTKEALAQVKARGKQLGNPRIKEMAAMQRSQAMEDAERLRPVLTGFKAQGFTQRRMVDELNALGILTVRGKQWGLLQVQRVLSRLDIK from the coding sequence ATGGAAGGCAAGTTTGTCGCATATTATCGAGTCTCGACAGCCCGCCAGGGGTCATCCGGCCTTGGCCTGGACGCTCAAAAAGAAGCCGTAACCTCCTACCTTAATGGCGGGAAGTGGACGCTCTTGAGGGAGTTCACAGAGGTTGAAACAGGCAAGGGCAGCAACGCCCTCTCCAAACGCCCCCAGCTTCGGGAGGCTATGGCCTTCTGTAAGAAGAACAAGGCCAAGCTCATTATTGCCAAGCTAGACCGTCTGGCAAGGAATGTGAATTTTATCAGCGGCTTAATGGAAGCAAAAGTCCCATTTGTTGCCTGTGATCTCCCAGAGGCCAACAACATGACCATTCACATTATGGCCGCGTTTGCGGAGCATGAGGCACAGCGTATCTCTGCCAGAACCAAGGAAGCCCTTGCTCAAGTGAAGGCCAGAGGGAAGCAGTTAGGCAATCCCCGCATCAAGGAAATGGCTGCTATGCAACGCTCGCAGGCTATGGAAGATGCTGAAAGGTTGCGCCCTGTACTGACGGGGTTCAAGGCACAGGGATTCACTCAGAGGCGCATGGTGGACGAACTGAACGCCCTTGGCATCCTGACTGTACGCGGGAAGCAGTGGGGCTTACTCCAAGTCCAGCGTGTACTATCCCGGCTTGATATAAAGTAG